In a single window of the Caproicibacterium sp. BJN0003 genome:
- a CDS encoding TIGR04076 family protein, translating into MDQVNLDSCVTKLLDHYMHTAFPYVDILRYGGNVPNSEDYGKIAFCCPDADVINVFEIDVISN; encoded by the coding sequence ATGGATCAGGTCAATTTAGACAGTTGTGTTACAAAATTGCTTGACCATTACATGCATACTGCATTTCCATACGTAGATATCTTGCGTTATGGTGGGAATGTTCCAAACAGCGAGGACTATGGGAAAATTGCTTTCTGCTGCCCCGATGCAGACGTTATTAATGTGTTTGAGATTGATGTTATCTCAAATTAA
- a CDS encoding pyridoxamine 5'-phosphate oxidase family protein → MVRYERYVYDHDIITAILDLCEIVHVGFMDKNNAYVVPMNYGYGVTKDKLLIFVHTGKEGYKLKLIKNNPNVCLSFAAWRNYPDHPYKGHVHDFRSVMAFGKIHMIELDKEPEYCKTALQALFKKTHRSGCKNPKGIKAINMYVIECNWEDVSGKTEIPVRRPEDVPFVDVYNVPEDNEPYDDTDLYLTREDNIKNKNFLGFID, encoded by the coding sequence ATGGTTCGATATGAGAGATATGTTTACGATCACGACATTATCACTGCAATTCTTGATTTATGTGAGATTGTTCATGTTGGGTTCATGGACAAAAATAACGCTTACGTTGTTCCCATGAATTACGGATATGGTGTTACAAAAGATAAGCTTTTGATTTTTGTTCATACAGGTAAAGAAGGTTATAAGTTAAAATTGATTAAAAATAATCCAAATGTCTGTTTGTCATTTGCAGCATGGAGAAATTATCCTGATCATCCTTATAAAGGACATGTCCATGATTTTCGGTCTGTTATGGCTTTTGGAAAAATTCACATGATAGAATTGGATAAGGAACCTGAATACTGTAAAACTGCACTTCAGGCTCTATTTAAAAAGACACACCGTAGCGGATGTAAAAATCCTAAAGGTATCAAGGCTATCAATATGTATGTTATTGAGTGTAATTGGGAGGATGTGTCGGGAAAGACCGAAATTCCCGTTCGCAGACCTGAAGATGTTCCGTTTGTAGATGTCTACAATGTGCCAGAAGATAACGAACCCTATGATGATACTGATTTATATCTCACAAGGGAAGATAATATTAAAAACAAAAATTTTCTGGGATTTATTGACTAA